One Candidatus Hydrogenedentota bacterium genomic window carries:
- a CDS encoding YebC/PmpR family DNA-binding transcriptional regulator, whose product MSGHSKWSTIKHKKGALDAKRGKIFSKLAKEISVAARLGGADPGFNPRLRTVLLAARAANMPSDNIDRAVKKGTGELEGQTFEEVRYEAYAGGGVALIIDVLTDNKNRTVAEIRHILMRHNGSMAETNAVAWNFEQKGIVAVSKEGLDEEAIFEKAIEAGAEDVDTDGDLYELSTAPSELHAVVTALGKSGVEVGEAKLTMAPKTTVTLDTKAATTVLRLMETLEDHDDVQNVYSNINITDEAMAAIMAE is encoded by the coding sequence ATGTCCGGTCATTCTAAATGGAGCACGATCAAGCATAAGAAGGGCGCGCTCGACGCGAAGCGCGGCAAGATCTTCTCGAAGCTCGCAAAGGAAATTTCCGTGGCCGCGCGACTCGGCGGCGCCGACCCGGGATTCAATCCGCGTCTGCGCACCGTGTTGTTGGCCGCGCGCGCCGCGAACATGCCCAGCGACAATATCGATCGCGCGGTCAAGAAGGGTACGGGCGAACTCGAGGGGCAGACTTTCGAGGAAGTGCGCTACGAAGCCTATGCGGGCGGCGGCGTCGCGCTGATTATCGACGTGCTCACGGACAACAAGAACCGCACCGTCGCGGAAATCCGGCATATCCTGATGCGGCATAACGGCAGCATGGCCGAGACGAACGCAGTCGCGTGGAACTTCGAACAGAAGGGGATTGTCGCCGTTTCGAAGGAAGGTCTCGACGAAGAGGCCATCTTCGAGAAGGCGATCGAGGCGGGCGCGGAAGACGTGGACACGGACGGAGACCTGTACGAACTGTCCACCGCGCCGTCCGAATTACACGCAGTGGTCACGGCGCTGGGCAAGTCGGGCGTCGAAGTCGGCGAAGCGAAATTGACCATGGCGCCGAAGACCACGGTCACGCTCGATACGAAGGCGGCCACGACGGTGCTGCGGCTCATGGAAACGCTCGAAGACCACGACGACGTGCAGAACGTCTACTCGAACATCAACATCACCGACGAGGCCATGGCCGCGATCATGGCGGAGTAA
- the ruvC gene encoding crossover junction endodeoxyribonuclease RuvC codes for MRALGLDPGTATTGYGVVDGDANRLRHVAHGVISTAAGDHFATRLKLIYDEARGLLRVYRPDIVVLERIYFKQNVTTGIAVAQARGVLALAAVEAGLPVTEYSPTETKTAIVGYGRAEKRQVQDMIKILLNLDAPPRPDDAADALALAICQVQAGALQGRFRE; via the coding sequence ATGCGCGCGCTCGGGCTTGATCCCGGCACGGCCACGACAGGCTACGGCGTCGTGGATGGCGACGCAAACCGCTTGCGCCACGTGGCGCATGGGGTTATCTCTACCGCCGCCGGGGACCACTTCGCGACCCGGTTGAAGCTTATCTATGACGAGGCGCGCGGGCTCCTCCGTGTCTACCGGCCAGACATCGTCGTCCTCGAACGCATCTATTTCAAACAGAACGTGACCACGGGCATCGCCGTGGCGCAGGCACGCGGCGTGCTCGCACTGGCCGCCGTAGAAGCCGGCCTGCCCGTCACCGAATACAGCCCCACCGAAACCAAGACCGCCATCGTGGGCTATGGCCGCGCCGAGAAACGGCAGGTGCAGGACATGATCAAGATACTGCTCAATCTCGACGCCCCGCCGCGGCCCGACGACGCAGCCGACGCGCTCGCCCTCGCGATTTGCCAGGTACAGGCCGGCGCGCTGCAAGGGCGCTTTCGCGAGTAG
- a CDS encoding nucleotidyltransferase family protein, whose product MLPRRTPGAAAAPSPENVRVFDSVARGDTRHDSDIDLLVTLEEGCSLLDGAGLIQDLEDRLGRKVDVVNARSLHWHIQDHVLAGAVPMQDAAIARFGRQLI is encoded by the coding sequence CTGCTCCCGCGGCGCACCCCCGGAGCGGCGGCAGCACCCTCGCCCGAAAACGTGCGCGTCTTCGATTCCGTGGCGCGCGGCGACACGCGCCACGACAGCGACATCGATCTTCTGGTCACGCTGGAAGAGGGTTGCAGTCTGCTTGACGGCGCCGGCCTCATCCAAGACCTGGAAGACCGCTTGGGAAGGAAGGTGGATGTCGTAAACGCGCGTTCGCTGCACTGGCACATCCAGGACCACGTTCTTGCCGGGGCCGTCCCGATGCAGGACGCTGCCATTGCGCGGTTTGGCCGCCAATTGATATAA